One part of the Excalfactoria chinensis isolate bCotChi1 chromosome 8, bCotChi1.hap2, whole genome shotgun sequence genome encodes these proteins:
- the LOC140255419 gene encoding flavin-containing monooxygenase 5-like produces the protein MARRVAIIGGGSSGLCAIKACLDEGLEPVCFERSGDIGGLWRFEEKPEEGRASIYRSVIINTSKEMMCFSDFPIPDDFPNYMHHSKIMEYFRMYAQRFDLLRHIRFRTSVCRVTKCPDFATTGCWEVETKSEGKQESAIFDAVLVCTGHHTDAHLPLHAFPGIEKFKGRYLHSRDYKEPREFMDKRVVVIGIGNSGSDLAVEISQTAKQVFLSTRRGAWIMNRVGQQGYPIDTIFTTRMKLFLQHLMTPSMASDYAEKQLNMRFDHTNYGLKPNHRVLDQHPTINDDLPNRIISGRVRVKPNIKQFTETSAIFEDGTKEDIDAVVFATGYSFSFPFLEGYVKVVENQVSLYKYVFPVDLEKPTLAFIGYIQPLGAIMPISEMQCRWATRVFKGLHKLPPRHDMEADIKHKREEMAKRYVASRRHTIQVDYIPYMDELACQLGVKPNLPLLFLTDPKLALEVLLGPCTPYQYRLHGPGAWQGAREAILTQQQRIVQPLQTRHVEKHTSTMPLLFKLAGALAVFAVIFTYL, from the exons ATGGCGAGGCGGGTGGCCATCATCGGTGGGGGCAGCAGTGGGCTGTGCGCCATCAAAGCCTGCCTGGATGAAGGGCTGGAGCCTGTCTGCTTCGAGAGAAGCGGGGACATCGGGGGGCTATGGAGGTTTGAG GAGAAGCCCGAGGAGGGCCGCGCCAGCATCTACCGCTCCGTCATCATCAACACCTCCAAGGAGATGATGTGCTTCAGCGACTTCCCCATCCCTGATGACTTCCCCAACTACATGCACCACTCCAAGATCATGGAGTACTTCCGCATGTACGCCCAGCGCTTTGACCTGCTCCGCCACATCCGCTTCAGG ACCAGTGTGTGCCGTGTGACCAAGTGCCCTGACTTTGCCACCACgggctgctgggaggtggagACCAAGAGCGAGGGCAAGCAGGAGTCAGCCATCTTCGACGCCGTGTTGGTGTGCACCGGGCACCACACTGATGCGCACCTCCCGCTGCATGCCTTCCCCG gCATTGAGAAGTTCAAGGGCCGCTACCTCCACAGCCGTGACTACAAGGAACCCCGGGAGTTCATGGACAAGAGGGTTGTTGTCATTGGGATTGGGAATTCAGGGTCAGACTTGGCTGTGGAGATCAGCCAGACAGCCAAGCag GTCTTCCTCAGCACCCGCCGAGGTGCGTGGATCATGAACCGCGTAGGACAGCAGGGCTACCCCATTGACACCATCTTCACCACTCGCATGAAGTTATTCTTGCAGCATCTGATGACCCCCTCCATGGCGAGCGACTACGCAGAGAAGCAACTGAACATGAGATTTGACCACACGAACTACGGCCTGAAGCCAAATCACAG GGTCCTCGACCAGCACCCAACTATCAATGACGACCTGCCCAACCGCATCATTTCGGGCAGGGTGAGGGTGAAGCCAAACATCAAGCAGTTCACGGAGACATCTGCCATCTTTGAGGATGGCACTAAGGAAGACATCGATGCTGTAGTCTTTGCCACAGGGTAcagcttctccttccccttccttgaGGGCTATGTGAAGGTGGTGGAGAACCAGGTCTCTCTCTACAAATATGTGTTCCCTGTTGACCTGGAGAAGCCGACACTGGCTTTCATTGGCTACATCCAGCCTCTGGGAGCCATCATGCCCATCTCGGAGATGCAGTGTCGTTGGGCCACCCGTGTCTTTAAGG GGTTGCACAAACTGCCACCCAGGCACGACATGGAGGCTGACATCAAGCACAAGAGAGAGGAGATGGCCAAGCG GTACGTGGCCAGCCGGCGGCACACCATCCAGGTGGATTACATCCCCTACATGGACGAGCTCGCCTGCCAGCTGGGCGTCAAGCCCAACCTGCCGCTGCTTTTCCTCACTGACCCCAAGCTGGcgctggaggtgctgctggggccCTGCACGCCCTACCAGTACCGCCTGCACGGCCCGGGTGCATGGCAGGGTGCCCGGGAGGCCATCCTGACTCAGCAGCAGCGCATTGTTCAACCCCTGCAGACACGGCATGTGGAGAAGCACACCTCCACCATGCCGCTCCTCTTCAAGCTGGCTGGGGCCCTGGCAGTCTTTGCTGTCATCTTTACCTACCTGTAG
- the PRDX6 gene encoding peroxiredoxin-6 — protein MRGGHAPPASPEPSGAERSRSGPSGCGAVPLLLTMPGLLLGDEAPNFEADTTQGRIRFHDFLGDSWGILFSHPRDFTPVCTTELGRAAKLAAEFSKRNVKMIALSIDSVPDHLAWSKDINAYNGDQPVEKLPFPIIADKNRELAVKLGMLDPDERDKDGMPLTARVVFIFGPDKKLKLSILYPATTGRNFDEILRVVDSLQLTAYKKVATPVDWKCGDSVMVVPTLPDEEAKKLFPKGVFTKDLPSGKKYLRYTPQPE, from the exons ATGCGCGGAGGCCACGCCCCCCCAGCCTCCCCCGAGCCGAGCGGAGCCGAACGGAGCCGATCAGGGCCGAGCGGGTGCGGAGCGGTTCCGCTGCTGCTCACCATGCCGGGCCTGCTGCTGGGCGACGAGGCGCCCAACTTCGAGGCGGACACCACGCAGGGCCGCATCCGCTTCCACGACTTCCTGGGCGACTC ATGGGGCATCCTCTTCTCACACCCGCGGGACTTCACCCCCGTCTGCACCACGGAGCTGGGCCGGGCGGCCAAGCTGGCAGCCGAGTTCAGCAAACGCAACGTGAAGATGATCGCCCTTTCCATTGACAGCGTCCCCGACCACCTCGCCTGGAGCAAG GACATCAATGCATACAATGGAGATCAACCTGTGGAGAAGCTCCCCTTCCCCATCATTGCTGATAAGAACCGAGAGCTCGCCGTCAAGCTGGGCATGCTGGACCCAGATGAGCGGGACAAGGACGGCATGCCCCTGACTGCTCGTGTG GTGTTCATATTCGGCCCTGATAAGAAGCTGAAACTCTCCATCCTGTACCCAGCCACCACTGGGAGAAATTTTGATGAGATCCTGAGAGTGGTGGACTCCCTGCAGCTGACAGCATACAAGAAGGTTGCTACCCCTGTGGACTGGAAg TGTGGTGACAGCGTCATGGTCGTGCCCACCTTACCTGATGAAGAAGCCAAGAAGCTTTTCCCCAAAGGAGTCTTCACGAAGGATCTCCCATCAGGCAAGAAGTACCTGCGTTACACCCCACAGCCTGAGTGA
- the LOC140255432 gene encoding flavin-containing monooxygenase 5-like: protein MAAQRVAIIGAGASGLCALKCCLDEGLAPTCFERSGDIGGLWRFEEKPEEGRASIYRSVIINTSKEMMCFSDFPIPDNFPNYMHHSKIMEYFRMYAQRFDLLRHIRFRTSVCRVTKCPDFATTGRWEVETESEGKQESAIFDAVLVCTGHHSDAHLPLHAFPGLDKFEGWYLHSRDYKSPRAFAEKRVIVVGTGNSGVDIAVELSHAAKQVFLSTKRGTWVMHRVAEGGYPFDFSYISRFIQLLQSLLPLSVSNFMLERKLNMRFDHALYGLKPKHRVFNQHLTINDDLPNRIISGRVRVKPNIKQFTETSAIFEDGTKEDIDAVVFATGYSFSFPFLEDSVKVVENQVPLYKFMFPVDLEKPTLAFIGYIQPLGAIMPISEMQSRWATRVFKGLHELPPTSTMLADIARAKEKIAKRYVASRRHTIQVDYIPYMDELACQLGVKPNLPLLFLTDPKLALEVLLGPCTPYQYRLHGPGAWQGAREAILTQQQRVEQPLRGTAGQPRCSSVPHIFRAFFCLGLIAATLIYVSLSP from the exons atggctgcccagagagtaGCCATCATTGGTGCTGGTGCCTCCGGCTTGTGTGCCCTGAAATGCTGCCTGGACGAAGGGCTGGCCCCCACCTGCTTTGAGAGGAGCGGGGACATCGGGGGGCTGTGGCGGTTCGAG GAGAAGCCTGAGGAGGGTCGCGCCAGCATCTACCGCTCCGTCATCATCAACACCTCCAAGGAGATGATGTGCTTCAGCGACTTCCCCATCCCCGACAACTTCCCCAACTACATGCACCACTCCAAGATCATGGAGTACTTCCGCATGTACGCCCAGCGCTTTGACCTGCTCCGCCACATCCGCTTCAGG ACCAGTGTGTGCCGTGTGACCAAGTGCCCTGACTTTGCCACCACGGGCCGCTGGGAGGTGGAGACCGAGAGCGAGGGCAAGCAGGAGTCAGCCATCTTCGACGCCGTGTTGGTGTGCACCGGGCACCACAGTGACGCACATCTCCCGCTGCATGCCTTCCCCG GACTGGACAAGTTTGAAGGCTGGTACCTGCACAGCCGGGACTACAAGAGCCCACGGGCCTTTGCAGAGAAGCGGGTCATCGTGGTCGGCACCGGGAACTCAGGCGTCGACATCGCGGTGGAGCTGAGCCACGCAGCCAAGCAG GTCTTCCTCAGCACCAAGCGTGGGACATGGGTGATGCACCGGGTGGCAGAAGGTGGGTACCCCTTTGACTTCTCCTACATCAGCCGCTTCATCCAGCTCCTCCAAAGCCTGCTGCCCCTCTCCGTGAGCAACTTCATGCTGGAGAGGAAACTCAACATGCGCTTTGACCACGCTCTGTATGGTCTGAAGCCAAAACACCG GGTCTTCAACCAGCACCTGACCATCAATGACGACCTGCCCAACCGCATCATTTCGGGCAGGGTGCGGGTGAAGCCAAACATCAAGCAGTTCACGGAGACATCTGCCATCTTTGAGGATGGCACTAAGGAAGACATCGATGCTGTAGTCTTTGCCACAGGGTAcagcttctccttccccttccttgaGGATTCTGTGAAGGTGGTGGAGAATCAGGTCCCCCTCTACAAGTTTATGTTCCCAGTTGACCTGGAGAAGCCGACGCTGGCTTTCATTGGCTACATCCAGCCTCTGGGAGCCATCATGCCCATCTCAGAGATGCAGAGTCGCTGGGCCACCCGTGTCTTTAAGG GTCTGCACGAGCTGCCCCCAACCAGCACCATGCTGGCTGACATCGCACGAGCCAAGGAGAAAATAGCCAAGCG GTACGTGGCCAGCCGGCGGCACACCATCCAGGTGGATTACATCCCCTACATGGACGAGCTCGCCTGCCAGCTGGGCGTCAAGCCCAACCTGCCGCTGCTTTTCCTCACTGACCCCAAGCTGGcgctggaggtgctgctggggccCTGCACGCCCTACCAGTACCGCCTGCACGGCCCAGGTGCATGGCAGGGTGCCCGGGAGGCCATCCTGACTCAGCAGCAGCGCGTTGAGCAGCCCCTGCGGGGCACGGCCGGGCAGCCGCGCTGCAGCTCCGTGCCGCACATCTTCAGGGCCTTCTTCTGCCTCGGACTGATCGCGGCCACGCTCATCTACGTCTCCTTGTCCCCTTAG
- the FAM78B gene encoding protein FAM78B codes for MGCLQSVACKARVRREHIVVSDVSATIEPAATAIEESSPVVLRYRTPYFRASARVLMPPIARRHTWVVGWIQACNHMEFYNTYSDLGVSSWELPDLREGRVKAISDSDGVSYPWYGNTTETVTLVGPTNKISRFSVSMNDNFYPSVTWAVPVSNSNVPLLTRIKRDQSFTTWLVAMNTTTKEKIILQTIKWRMRVDIEVDPMQLLGQRARLVGRTQQEQPRILSRMEPIPPNALVKPNANDAQVLMWRPKRGQPIVVIPPK; via the exons aTGGGCTGCCTGCAGAGCGTGGCCTGCAAGGCGCGGGTGCGGCGGGAGCACATCGTGGTGTCCGACGTGTCGGCCACCATCGAGCCGGCGGCCACCGCCATCGAGGAGAGCTCGCCGGTGGTGCTGCGCTACCGCACGCCGTACTTCCGCGCCTCGGCACGCGTCCTCATGCCGCCCATCGCCCGGCGCCACACCTGGGTGGTGGGCTGGATCCAGGCCTGCAACCACATGGAGTTCTACAACACCTACAGCGACCTCGGCGT GTCAAGCTGGGAGCTGCCTGACTTGCGAGAAGGAAGAGTAAAAGCCATCAGTGATTCTGATGGAGTGAGCTACCCCTGGTATGGAAACACCACAGAAACTGTGACCCTGGTTGGGCCCACGAACAAGATCTCCAGGTTCTCGGTGAGCATGAATGACAATTTCTACCCCAGCGTGACATGGGCTGTCCCTGTAAGCAACAGTAACGTGCCGTTGCTGACCAGGATTAAAAGGGACCAGAGCTTTACCACATGGCTGGTGGCTATGAACACCACTACCAAGGAAAAGATCATCTTGCAGACTATAAAGTGGCGGATGCGAGTGGACATTGAGGTTGATCCCATGCAGCTCCTAGGGCAGCGTGCTCGACTGGTGGGAAGGactcagcaggagcagccccggATCTTGAGCAGGATGGAGCCAATCCCACCAAATGCACTAGTGAAACCCAATGCCAACGATGCCCAAGTCCTCATGTGGAGACCTAAGCGAGGCCAGCCTATAGTTGTTATACCTCCCAAGTAG
- the PLPP6 gene encoding polyisoprenoid diphosphate/phosphate phosphohydrolase PLPP6 codes for MPSPRSSRERRSARPEFASLLSQRGPGAPDSPSRRRESAGSAPPPLPEEDCMRLNPSFVGIALSSLLAVDLWASKRLGVCAGEASAWGSARPLLKVVEVSGHGIPWLLGTFYGLCQSDSSAAREVLLNLFFALVLDLVLVAVVKGIVRRPRPTHNKMDMFVTVSVDKYSFPSGHATRAALVCRFVLHHLVLAVPLRVLVVLWVLIVGISRVMLGRHNVTDVLFGLFLGYVLYSVVEYCWLSPLNAPALFALWSH; via the exons atGCCCAGTCCCCGCAGCAGCCGCGAGCGCCGCAGCGCCCGCCCCGAGTTCGCGTCCCTGCTGAGCCAGCGCGGCCCCGGCGCCCCGGACAGCCCGTCCCGCCGCCGCGAGTCGGCCGGCTCCGCGCCCCCGCCGCTGCCCGAGGAGGACTGCATGCGGCTGAACCCGTCCTTCGTGGGCATCGCCCTCAGCTCGCTGCTCGCCGTCGACCTCTGGGCCTCCAAGCGCCTGGGAGTGTGCGCCGGGGAGGCCTCGGCGTGGGGCAGCGCCCGCCCGCTGCTGAAGGTGGTCGAGGTGTCGGGGCACGGCATCCCCTGGCTGCTGGGCACCTTCTACGGGCTCTGCCAGAGCGACAGCTCGGCCGCCAGGGAGGTGCTGCTCAACCTGTTCTTCG CACTGGTGCTGGATCTCGTGCTGGTGGCAGTGGTGAAAGGGATCGTCAGACGGCCGCGGCCAACACACAACAAGATGGACATGTTCGTCACCGTCTCAGTGGACAAGTATTCCTTCCCATCGGGACATGCCACCAGAGCTGCCCTGGTCTGCCGCTTTGTTCTGCACCACCTGGTGCTCGCCGTCCCACTGCGGGTCCTTGTGGTGCTCTGGGTTCTCATCGTTGGCATTTCCAGGGTCATGCTGGGCAGGCACAATGTGACGGATGTGCTGTTCGGTTTGTTCCTGGGCTACGTGCTGTACAGCGTGGTGGAGTACTGCTGGCTCTCCCCACTGAATGCACCTGCCCTCTTTGCACTCTGGAGCCATTGA